A genomic stretch from Vanrija pseudolonga chromosome 6, complete sequence includes:
- the BRPF1 gene encoding Peregrin produces the protein MAKSKPTPAPLRPAEKTYDIPTVSFRVITDDAALLAPAGVHSEQARSYGYNDFTDFERPAHYIRYIEPIESELAVQVEYDMDEQDQEWLDAVNASRKKDQSGPISYEVFEIILDRLEKEWFNLIKRIPQPASHLPVEDSKCAICDDGEGENSNAIVFCDGCNLAVHQDCYGVPYIPEGQWLCRKCTVSPENPVSCLFCPNEGGAFKQTTTGHWSHLLCAIWIPELGVGNAIYMEPVEGVEMVPKNRWKLVCSLCKERAGACIQCENKNCFTAFHVTCARQMGLLMSMKLMGSDGQLKAYCEKHLPADWRDARNMDDDDEDDTDYHDTDEDSEDRPIAPKRQRKNSTTTKTVTTKTARAHAKSYRPGPPIVPRLIVNKLVDYVGKLSIRKRQPFIEKLCRYWSLKREARRGAPLLKRLHLEPWTATSESREQTDAQKAQKLEFLLALRNDLEKVRLLAELVRKREKEKLRQAQVIKEVVDNFIFPHYAALRSTLEKVVAMDRGELFFHPVNTAEVPDYADVVKEPMSWSGIEEKLDNIAYLDVAEFKADINLVLSNAMLYNKSETPFHRTASRIKKNVKPILDELDSIPLESALLPDDDTLAAPPNGSVGDLEVSLVRLQTLLTPDSTEPTRDLLASIFVSEIEKQKPRSPTPPPQTTQPQKRVRKHMSAAEKKRLFEERDAAYKERISLGVGSTRRSRGGPLDGLPTEVSSPMDVSTTPATPQEEEQPVAEPSRRRTTRQGPPGAIEELADGETSARSSPGRIRPQARPQRGVLGLQSVAVVSDRERREREKQLDLVADEIGAADEYKRFNVGWILPEGSKRKRAAPPPPPPPKQKTRTPSGRQVSSGRANTILVSHGSRSSVKAPTGSPQPSERSKGRASSSAEPASRPSKKRRAESHDSESKPSKRGRPAEELKEVVEELTPVPESAPTTAVEATFPRRGESLTPPPEEPEAPEAPPEEDVKPAVESPAKVVEDAAVDETPAAEVAPAEEVPKEKPKARTPKKKGSKADDDFPPGTQVWAKVTSYPYFPGVVIDHVDKWDTVPQSVLDLEDQSNGRTWLVRFHDKQRSYAWVHRERMEKIGADDARDQIFLSGKEPGGRSQKFKSSHVKQACRKAYQQALADL, from the exons ATGGCCAAGTCCAagcccacgcccgcgccgctccggCCAGCAGAGAAGACGTATGACATTCCGACCGTCTCGTTCCGCGTCATCACGGACGatgcggcgctgctcgcgccggcAGGCGTGCACTCG gagcaggcgcGATCATATGGCT ACAACGATTTCACCGACTTTGAGCGCCCAGCCCACTATATCCGCTACATTG AGCCGATAGAgtccgagctcgccgtgcaGGTCGAGTATGACATGGACGagcagg ACCAGGAatggctcgacgccgtcaacgcTTCGAGGAAGAAGGACCAGTCGGGCCCCATCTCGTACGAGGTGTTCGAGATCATCTTGGACCGGCTCGAGAAGGAGTGGTTCAACttg atCAAGCGTATTCCCCAGCCTGCGTCGCATCTCCCCGTCGAGGACTCGAAGTGCGCGATCtgcgatgacggcgagggcgagaacTCGAACGCGATCGTGTTCTGCGATGGCTGCAACCTTGCTGTTCATCAAG ACTGCTATGGCGTGCCGTACATCCCAGAAGGGCAGTGGTTGTGCCGCAAGTGCACAGTATCGCCAGAGAACCCCGTG TCATGCTTGTTCTGCCCGAATGAAGGAGGCGCGTTCAAGCAGACGACAACAGGCCACTGGTCGCACTTACTCTGCGCGATCTGGATtcccgagctcggcgtcggaaACGCCATCTACATGGAACCCGTTGAGGGCGTCGAGATGGTGCCGAAGAACCGATGGAAGCTT GTGTGCTCCCTGTGCAAAgaacgcgccggcgcctgcaTCCAGTGCGAGAATAAGAACTGCTTCACGGCGTTCCACGTCACATGCGCTCGCCAGATGGGTTTGCTCATGAGCATGAAGCTCATGGGCTCGGACGGCCAGCTCAAGGCGTACTGCGAGAAGCACCTGCCT GCCGACTGGCGTGACGCGCGCAACAtggacgatgacgacgaagacgatACCGACTACCATGACACTGACGAGGACTCGGAAGACCGCCCTATTGCACCAAAGCGTCAGCGGAAgaactcgacgacgaccaagacAGTGACGACCaagacggcgcgcgcccacgCCAAGAGCTACCGCCCTGGCCCACCCATCGTGCCGCGCCTGATCGTGAACAAGCTGGTCGACTATGTGGGCAAGCTCTCGATCCGAAAGCGACAGCCTTTCATCGAGAAGCTCTGTCGCTACTGGAGTCTGAAGCGCGAGGCAAGGCGAGGAGCTCCATTACTCAAGCGTTTGCACCTCGAGCCAtggacagcgacgagcgagtcCAGAGAGCAGACGGATGCGCAAAAGGCCCAGAAGCTAGAG ttCCTTCTCGCATTGAGGAACGACCTGGAGAAAGTCCGACTACTGGCCGAGCTTGTGCGCAAGCGAGAGAAGGAGAAGCTGCGACAGGCTCAAGTCATCAAGGAGGTGGTTGACAACTTCATCTTCCCGCACTACGCCGCTCTGCGAAGTACTCTCGAGAAGGTTGTTGC GATGGACCGAGGCGAACTCTTCTTCCACCCTGTCAACACTGCCGAGGTCCCGGACTACGCTGATGTGGTCAAGGAGCCGATGAGCTGGTCGGGTATCGAGGAGAAGCTCGACAACATTGCTTACCTGGACGTGGCTGAGTTTAAG GCGGACATCAATCTCGTGCTCTCCAATGCCATGCTGTACAACAAATCTGAAACTCCCTTCCATCGCACAGCTTCGCGCATCAAGAAGAACGTCAAGCCTATCCTTGACGAGCTAGACTCAATCCCACTGGAATCCGCCTTGCTCCCCGATGATGACACGCTAGCCGCACCTCCCAATGGAAGTGTTGGAGACCTTGAGGTGTCGCTCGTTCGACTGCAGACCCTCCTGACTCCAGACTCCACGGAGCCGACTCGTGACTTGCTGGCATCCATCTTCGTCTCAGAGATTGAAAAGCAAAAGCCACGGTCGCCTACTCCACCTCCTCAGACAACGCAGCCACAGAAGCGTGTTCGCAAGCACATGTCTGCTGCTGAGAAGAAGCGACTGTTCGAGGAGCGGGACGCCGCCTACAAGGAGCGTATAAGCCTTGGAGTAGGATCAACTCGTCGTTCACGCGGAGGACCTCTTGACGGCCTGCCCACCGAGGTGTCGTCTCCTATGGACGTCTCAACAACCCCTGCTACGCCCCAGGAAGAAGAGCAGCCAGTGGCTGAACCCAGTCGCCGTCGGACCACCCGCCAAGGGCCGCCCGGTGCCATTGAGGAGCTTGCGGATGGCGAAACGTCTGCAAGGTCGTCTCCAGGCAGAATCCGTCCCCAGGCTCGCCCCCAGCGCGGTGTGCTCGGGCTGCAGTCCGTCGCGGTTGTGTCTGACCGCGAACGGAGAGAACGAGAGAAGCAACTTGATCTCGTGGCCGATGAGATTGGTGCTGCGGACGAATACAAGCGCTTCAACGTTGGGTGGATCTTACCTGAGGGCTCGAAACGCAAGCGTGCCgcccctccaccaccaccgccgcccaagcAGAAGACGCGCACACCATCAGGTAGGCAGGTGTCAAGCGGCCGCGCTAACACGATTCTAGTCTCCCATGGAAGCAGAAGCAGTGTCAAGGCTCCAACAGGCTCTCCGCAGCCATCAGAGCGGAGTAAGGGACGAGCGTCGTCTTCAGCCGAGCcggcgtcaaggccgtccAAGAAACGGAGAGCCGAGTCGCATGACTCGGAGTCCAAGCCATCGAAACGCGGACGACCTGCtgaggagctcaaggaggtggTAGAAGAGTTGACTCCTGTCCCCGAGTCGGCGCCAACAACAGCCGTGGAGGCGACATTCCCCAGAAGAGGTGAAAGCTTGACACCTCCACCCGAGGAGCCCGAAGCACCGGAAGCGCCGCCTGAGGAGGACGTCAAGCCGGCAGTAGAAAGTCCTGCGAAGGTGGTCGAAGAtgctgccgtcgacgagacgccggcggcggaaGTGGCACCCGCTGAGGAGGTGCCCAAGGAGAAGCCAAAGGCGCGCACcccgaagaagaagggctcGAAGGCGGACGACGATTTCCCGCCTGGAACTCAAG TCTGGGCAAAGGTGACTTCCTACCCCTACTTCCCCGGCGTTGTTATCGATCACGTTGATAAGTGGGACACAGTCCCGCAATCAGTCTTAGATTTAGAAGACCAGTCGAATGGCCGGACGTGGCTTGTGCGCTTCCACGATAAGCAGCGCAGCTATGCCTGGGTCCACCGCGAGAGGATGGAGAAGATTGGCGCAGATGACGCACGCGATCAAATCTTCCTCAGC GGCAAGGAGCCTGGTGGCCGGTCACAAAAGTTCAAGTCGTCTCATGTCAAGCAGGCTTGTCGTAAAGCCTACCA ACAAGCACTGGCCGATCTCTAG
- the VTA1 gene encoding Vacuolar protein sorting-associated protein VTA1, translating into MENVHIPLEAITDELRLPCEQTLRRANELKKVEPVVAYWCSFAAAQKALSTPNRSADGTKFLMLLLDSLEEMKALLATNEAVTNEAVGSAYMENFALKVFLSADQEDRAGITGKGTIRKFVVAGQFIEVLRCFEGGLTEEMEQKLQYARWKASDHAKALREGRKPVPGPPIPETEEDELAALDLPSVPGGSREGSFSSQQRPALSPGALSPPANAPGSLSPVGNTSRQGSFSSQQRPTPPAIPSPQRPTPPMVPSPHRSPPPALPPLGRNLSDSASWSTQATPGVLDDEDAKQLGSPAKSPPAATSPPLARSPPSQSRSPEPKSVRFMGPDGAPLSPAETFATPDIFPEAPPPPPSVASIRSPPKASVPPPSLPRAAAPAPATRSQGLGLSTAPPAPQVPVQVPQPTGPARTLTRKETETVQKHAKWAISALEFDDVETARNELLKALALLS; encoded by the exons ATGGAGAACGTCCACATCcccctcgaggccatcaccgacgagctgcgcctgCCGTGCGAGCAAACGCTGCGGCGTGCcaacgagctcaagaaggtTGAGCCTGTCGTCGCGTACTGGT GCTCcttcgcggcggcgcagaaggCGCTCAGCACCCCGAACCGCTCGGCAGACGGCACCAAGTTCCTCATGCTACTCCTCGACTcgctggaggag ATGAAGGCCCTCCTGGCCACCAACGAGGCAGTCACCAACGAGGCCGTCGGCAGCGCGTACATGGAGAACTTTGCGCTCAAGGTCTTCCTTTCCGCTGACCAGGAGGACCGTGCCGGCATCACGGGCAAGGGCACTATCCGCAAGTTTGTCGTCGCGGGCCAGTTCATCGAGGTCCTCCGCTGCTTTGAGGGTGGCCTGACCGAGGAG ATGGAGCAGAAGCTCCAGTATGCGCGGTGGAAGGCGAGCGACCATGCCAAGGCGCTTCGCGAGGGACGCAAACCGGTCCCCGGGCCGC CGATCCCCgagacggaggaggacgagctcgcggccctcgacctcccctCGGTGCCCGGAGGCTCGCGCGAAggctccttctcgagccAACAGCGTCCTGCTCTGTCGCCTGGTGCGCTCTCGCCACCTGCGAACGCACCTGGATCTCTCTCGCCGGTGGGGAACACGTCGCGCCAAGGCTCGTTCTCAAGCCAACAGCGCCCGACGCCTCCAGCCATCCCGTCGCCCCAGCGGCCCACCCCGCCAAtggtgccgtcgccgcaccgctcgccgccgcctgccctCCCGCCGCTGGGCAGGAACCtctccgactcggcctcgtggTCGACGCAGGCGACTCCCGGCGtgctggacgacgaggacgccaagcAGCTCGGCTCGCCGGCCAAGAGCCCCCCGGCGGCCACATCGCCACCGCTTGCCCGCTCACCCCCATCCCAGTCCCGCTCGCCAGAACCAAAGAGCGTGCGCTTCATGGGTCCTGATGGCGCTCCGCTTTCGCCGGCTGAGACCTTCGCCACCCCCGACATATTCCCCGAagccccaccccctccaccaTCTGTCGCGTCAATCCGATCCCCTCCCAAGGCTTCCGTCCCTCCACCATCGCtacctcgcgccgcggctccAGCTCCGGCTACCCGCAGCCAAGGCCTCGGGCTGTCGACAGCACCTCCGGCTCCACAGGTGCCCGTGCAGGTGCCTCAGCCGACTGGCCCAGCCCGCACCCTCACCCGCAAGGAGACTGAGACTGTGCAGAAGCATGCCAAGTGGGCAATCTCGGCTctcgagtttgacgacgTGGAGACGGCCCGCaacgagctgctcaaggcccttgccctcctgAGCTGA